From a region of the Stenotrophomonas sp. BIO128-Bstrain genome:
- a CDS encoding DNA topoisomerase IB codes for MSPSRTVTPEAAAARQAGLRYVSDELPGIARRKAGKGFAYRDADGAAVRDAATLARIRALAIPPAYTDVWICALPNGHLQATGRDARGRKQYRYHADWARVRGDGKFDRIIAFGTALPTLRRRLRRDLKLPGFPRDKVLAIVVALLAQTLVRVGNEVYARDNRSYGLTTLRNRHLALVKGGRAQMRFRGKSGQAHEVDVDDRELVKLIRGCQQLPGQALFQYRDDDGAVQPVDSGMVNDYLHDAMGEDFSAKDFRTWGGTLEAIRQLAVTELPEPSSERALAALQKQVVCEVANLLGNTPSVCRKAYIDPCVFDGWRAGSLKALAGLRGERQWELATLKVLKAARRTVRRARAG; via the coding sequence ATGAGCCCGAGCCGCACCGTCACCCCCGAAGCCGCCGCTGCCCGCCAGGCCGGCCTGCGTTACGTCAGCGATGAACTGCCCGGCATCGCCCGCCGCAAGGCCGGCAAGGGCTTCGCCTACCGCGATGCCGACGGCGCGGCGGTGCGCGATGCGGCCACCCTGGCCCGGATCCGCGCGCTGGCCATCCCGCCGGCCTACACCGACGTGTGGATCTGCGCGCTGCCCAACGGCCATCTGCAGGCCACCGGCCGCGATGCGCGAGGGCGCAAGCAGTACCGTTACCACGCTGATTGGGCGCGGGTGAGGGGCGATGGCAAGTTCGATCGCATCATTGCCTTTGGTACCGCCCTGCCCACGCTGCGCCGGCGGCTGCGCCGCGATCTGAAGCTGCCCGGCTTCCCACGCGACAAGGTGCTGGCGATCGTGGTGGCGCTGCTGGCACAGACGCTGGTGCGCGTTGGCAATGAAGTCTATGCACGTGACAACCGCTCTTACGGGCTGACCACGCTACGCAACCGCCACCTCGCGCTGGTCAAGGGCGGCCGGGCGCAGATGCGCTTCCGGGGCAAGTCCGGGCAGGCGCATGAGGTGGATGTGGATGATCGCGAACTGGTCAAGCTGATCCGTGGCTGCCAGCAGCTGCCCGGGCAGGCGCTGTTCCAGTATCGCGATGACGATGGCGCGGTCCAACCGGTGGACTCGGGCATGGTCAACGACTATCTGCACGATGCGATGGGCGAGGATTTCAGCGCCAAGGACTTCCGCACCTGGGGCGGCACGCTGGAGGCGATCCGTCAGCTTGCCGTGACCGAGCTGCCCGAACCCTCCAGTGAGCGCGCGCTGGCAGCATTGCAGAAACAGGTGGTATGCGAGGTCGCCAACCTGCTGGGCAATACACCGTCGGTGTGCCGCAAGGCGTATATCGATCCTTGCGTATTCGATGGCTGGCGGGCCGGCTCATTGAAGGCCCTTGCCGGCCTGCGTGGCGAGCGCCAGTGGGAACTGGCCACGCTGAAAGTACTCAAAGCCGCGCGGCGCACCGTCCGGCGTGCCCGCGCGGGATGA
- a CDS encoding I78 family peptidase inhibitor gives MALFPALLVLGACSAPPMDEQEAVATDAQKAAEAAAAPTDEAGKATEAPPVGNCDATQVQSLVGQPYTDEIGSQAQQDAGASSLRVLKPNDMTTMEFIGERLNVEVDAKNVVAGVRCG, from the coding sequence ATGGCCCTGTTCCCCGCCCTGTTGGTCCTCGGTGCCTGCAGCGCACCGCCCATGGACGAACAGGAAGCGGTCGCCACCGATGCACAGAAGGCCGCCGAAGCGGCTGCCGCGCCGACCGACGAAGCCGGCAAAGCCACCGAAGCCCCGCCGGTTGGCAACTGCGATGCCACCCAGGTGCAGAGCCTGGTCGGCCAGCCCTACACCGACGAGATCGGCAGCCAGGCCCAGCAGGATGCCGGTGCCAGCAGCCTGCGCGTGCTCAAGCCCAACGACATGACCACGATGGAGTTCATCGGCGAGCGCTTGAACGTGGAAGTGGATGCCAAGAATGTCGTGGCCGGCGTCCGTTGCGGCTGA
- the gltB gene encoding glutamate synthase large subunit — translation MAPRNRQGLYDPQDERDACGFGMVAQLDDQPSRLLVDTAIAALSRMTHRGGVAADGVTGDGCGLLLRRPDVFLNALAAEAGLTLGARFAAGVVFLPHEPTAAQACRDTLEQQLRDAGCQPVGWRVVPTDPSVCGQLARDTLPHIEQVFVDAGATQDEAAFTLALFLARRRSEQQLRDHADYYVTTLSPNAISYKGMVLPDKLSRFYVDLQRNDLASSAIVFHQRFSTNTLPRWPLAHPFRMLAHNGEINTIEGNRRWAQARSKVWKTPRFDIAEFDPVISMHGSDSQSLDNMLELMVSAGMELIQALRILVPPATQSLEFKDPDLAAFYEFYGLNSEPWDGPAGIVACDGRYAACTLDRNGLRPARWMLTSDRHFLVASEAGVWEVPAERVVRKGKLGPGEMMAIDLKRGDLLDSDAIDRINRGRAPYKQWLQQGVTYLQTELIDPSLVEEPFDERTLRSYHKLFQLSTEEVEQILRPLAETEQEATGSMGDDTPMAVLSQHSRPLYDYFRQAFAQVTNPPIDPLREDCVMSLSTQLGKETNIFHAGAETVNHVILNSPVLSQRKLRQLIKMEQYADKNRLIDLSYSLDEGLKAGIERICAEAETAAREGIVMLLLSDRYPVADRPMVHALLATSAVHHHLSNAGLRCDVNLILETGTARDPHHMACLLGFGATAVYPYLAYQTLFDLGRRGILQLSKGGEQSQIGRRYRKGIYKGLSKIISKMGICTVASYRGAQLFEIVGLDDEVVDLCFPDTASRVAGVGFARLDDEARELTVRAWNDLLRPDVGGVLKYVHGGEYHMYNPDVVMTLQRAARSGDATDWQRYCEAVHGRPVSALRDLLQLKAAPTPTPLDQVAPAEDLFRRFDTAAISLGALSPEAHEALAIAMNRLGGRSNSGEGGEDPVRYGTEKRSKIKQVASGRFGVTAEYLVNAEVLQIKVAQGAKPGEGGQLPGHKVNELIARLRYAKPGIGLISPPPHHDIYSIEDLAQLIYDLKQVNPTALVSVKLVSHAGVGTIAAGVVKAGADLITVSGHDGGTGASPVSSIRYAGVPWELGVAESHQALVANDLRGRTLLQTDGGLKTGLDVIKAALLGADSFGFGTAPMIVLGCKYLRICHLNNCATGVATQDERLRAQYFTGLPERVENFFRLLAEEVRGWLSYLGVRSLDEIVGRTDLLQQLDVSPRPGVKVDLSRLLNPAEYAGSHCAAQRLYESPDSLATQMDGLLAPAIAGKLGGEHRFLIHNTDRSIGTRLSGEIARTHGNEGMADAPLTLRFRGTAGQSFGAFNVGGLQLEVEGEANDYVGKGMAGGRLVVRPPRGARFEARNTAIIGNTCLYGATGGELFAAGRAGERFGVRNSGALAVIEGAGDHCCEYMTDGIVLVLGKVGLNFGAGFTGGLAYVLDIDRDFVDRYNHELIDIHRISAEGFENHRQHLHTLISRHRELTGSIWAQQILDEFRDYVGKFWLVKPKAASIESLTDSLRRAA, via the coding sequence ATGGCCCCCCGCAACCGCCAAGGGCTTTACGACCCGCAAGATGAGCGAGATGCCTGTGGTTTCGGCATGGTCGCCCAGCTCGACGACCAGCCGTCCCGACTGCTGGTCGACACCGCTATCGCCGCGCTATCGCGCATGACCCACCGCGGCGGCGTCGCCGCCGACGGTGTCACCGGTGACGGCTGCGGCCTGTTGCTGCGCCGTCCCGACGTGTTTCTCAACGCGCTCGCCGCCGAGGCCGGCCTCACCCTTGGCGCGCGGTTCGCCGCCGGCGTGGTGTTCCTGCCGCACGAGCCCACCGCCGCACAGGCCTGCCGCGACACGCTGGAACAGCAGCTGCGCGACGCCGGCTGCCAGCCGGTCGGCTGGCGCGTGGTGCCCACCGATCCCAGCGTCTGCGGCCAGCTCGCCCGCGACACGCTGCCGCATATCGAACAGGTGTTCGTCGATGCCGGTGCCACGCAGGACGAGGCTGCCTTCACCCTGGCCCTGTTCCTGGCCCGCCGCCGCAGCGAACAGCAGCTGCGTGACCACGCCGATTACTACGTCACCACGCTCAGCCCGAATGCGATCAGCTACAAGGGCATGGTGCTGCCGGACAAGCTGAGCCGCTTCTACGTGGACCTGCAGCGCAACGACCTGGCCTCCAGCGCGATCGTGTTCCACCAGCGCTTCTCCACCAACACGCTGCCACGCTGGCCGCTGGCGCATCCGTTCCGGATGCTCGCCCACAACGGCGAGATCAACACCATCGAGGGCAACCGCCGCTGGGCCCAGGCGCGCAGCAAGGTGTGGAAGACCCCGCGCTTCGATATCGCCGAGTTCGATCCGGTGATTTCGATGCACGGCTCGGATTCGCAGAGCCTGGACAACATGCTCGAGCTGATGGTCAGCGCCGGCATGGAGCTGATCCAGGCACTGCGCATCCTGGTGCCGCCGGCGACCCAGTCGCTGGAGTTCAAGGATCCCGACCTGGCCGCCTTCTACGAGTTCTACGGGCTCAACAGCGAGCCGTGGGACGGCCCGGCGGGCATCGTGGCCTGCGACGGTCGCTATGCCGCCTGTACCCTGGACCGCAACGGCCTGCGCCCGGCGCGCTGGATGCTGACCTCCGACCGCCACTTCCTGGTCGCCTCCGAAGCGGGCGTGTGGGAAGTGCCGGCCGAGCGCGTGGTGCGCAAGGGCAAGCTGGGGCCGGGCGAGATGATGGCCATCGACCTCAAGCGTGGTGACCTGCTCGACTCGGACGCCATCGACCGCATCAACCGTGGCCGCGCGCCGTACAAGCAGTGGCTGCAGCAGGGCGTGACCTACCTGCAGACCGAGCTGATCGATCCGTCGCTGGTGGAAGAGCCCTTCGACGAGCGCACCCTGCGCAGCTACCACAAGCTGTTCCAGCTCAGCACCGAGGAAGTCGAGCAGATCCTGCGCCCGCTGGCCGAGACCGAGCAGGAAGCCACCGGCTCGATGGGCGATGACACCCCGATGGCGGTGCTGAGCCAGCACAGCCGTCCGCTCTACGATTATTTCCGCCAGGCGTTCGCGCAGGTCACCAACCCGCCGATCGATCCGCTGCGCGAAGACTGCGTCATGTCGCTGTCCACCCAGCTCGGCAAGGAGACCAACATCTTCCATGCCGGCGCGGAGACGGTAAACCACGTCATCCTCAATTCGCCGGTGCTCAGCCAGCGCAAGCTGCGCCAGCTGATCAAGATGGAGCAGTACGCCGACAAGAACCGCCTGATCGATCTGTCCTACAGCCTGGACGAGGGCCTGAAGGCCGGCATCGAGCGCATCTGCGCCGAGGCTGAAACGGCTGCACGCGAAGGCATCGTCATGCTGCTGCTGAGCGACCGTTATCCGGTGGCCGACCGGCCGATGGTGCATGCCCTGCTGGCCACCAGCGCGGTGCATCACCACCTCTCCAACGCCGGGCTGCGCTGCGACGTCAACCTGATCCTGGAAACCGGCACCGCGCGCGACCCGCACCACATGGCCTGCCTGCTCGGCTTCGGTGCCACCGCGGTGTATCCGTACCTGGCCTACCAGACCCTGTTCGACCTGGGCCGGCGCGGCATCCTGCAGCTGAGCAAGGGCGGCGAGCAGTCGCAGATCGGCCGCCGCTACCGCAAGGGCATCTACAAGGGCCTGTCCAAGATCATCTCCAAGATGGGCATCTGTACCGTGGCCAGCTACCGCGGCGCGCAGCTGTTCGAGATCGTCGGGCTGGATGACGAGGTCGTGGACCTGTGCTTCCCGGACACCGCCTCGCGCGTGGCCGGCGTCGGCTTCGCCCGTCTGGACGATGAGGCCCGCGAGCTCACCGTGCGCGCCTGGAACGACCTGCTGCGCCCGGATGTCGGCGGCGTGCTGAAGTACGTGCACGGCGGCGAATACCACATGTACAACCCGGACGTGGTCATGACCCTGCAGCGCGCCGCGCGCAGTGGCGATGCCACGGACTGGCAGCGTTACTGCGAAGCCGTGCATGGCCGGCCGGTGTCAGCGCTGCGCGACCTGCTGCAGCTCAAGGCCGCGCCCACGCCCACCCCGCTGGACCAGGTGGCCCCGGCCGAAGACCTGTTCCGCCGCTTCGACACCGCCGCGATCAGCCTCGGTGCGTTGTCACCGGAAGCGCACGAAGCGCTGGCGATCGCCATGAATCGCCTTGGCGGCCGCAGCAACTCCGGCGAAGGCGGCGAAGACCCGGTGCGCTACGGCACCGAGAAGCGCAGCAAGATCAAGCAGGTGGCCTCGGGCCGCTTCGGCGTCACCGCCGAGTACCTGGTCAACGCCGAAGTGCTGCAGATCAAGGTCGCGCAGGGTGCCAAGCCCGGCGAAGGCGGCCAGCTGCCCGGGCACAAGGTCAACGAACTGATCGCGCGGCTGCGCTACGCCAAGCCGGGCATCGGCCTGATCTCGCCGCCGCCGCACCATGACATCTACTCCATCGAAGATCTGGCCCAGCTGATCTACGACCTCAAGCAGGTCAACCCCACCGCGCTAGTCTCGGTGAAGCTGGTCAGCCATGCCGGTGTCGGCACCATCGCCGCGGGCGTGGTGAAGGCCGGCGCCGATCTGATCACCGTGTCCGGCCATGACGGCGGCACCGGGGCCAGCCCGGTCAGTTCGATCCGCTATGCGGGCGTGCCGTGGGAACTGGGTGTGGCCGAATCGCACCAGGCACTGGTGGCCAACGACCTGCGCGGGCGTACCCTGCTGCAGACCGACGGCGGCCTGAAGACCGGCCTGGACGTGATCAAGGCCGCGCTGCTGGGCGCGGACAGCTTCGGCTTCGGCACCGCGCCGATGATCGTGCTGGGCTGCAAGTACCTGCGCATCTGCCACCTCAACAACTGCGCCACCGGCGTGGCCACCCAGGACGAGCGCCTGCGCGCGCAGTACTTCACCGGCCTACCCGAGCGCGTGGAGAACTTCTTCCGCCTGCTGGCCGAGGAAGTGCGTGGCTGGCTGTCCTACCTGGGCGTGCGCTCGCTGGACGAGATCGTCGGCCGCACCGACCTGCTGCAGCAGCTGGACGTCTCGCCGCGCCCGGGCGTCAAGGTGGATCTGTCGCGCCTGCTCAACCCGGCCGAGTACGCCGGCAGCCACTGCGCCGCGCAGCGCCTGTACGAATCGCCGGACAGCCTGGCCACGCAGATGGATGGCCTGCTGGCCCCGGCGATCGCCGGCAAGCTCGGCGGCGAACACCGCTTCCTGATCCACAATACCGACCGGTCGATCGGCACCCGCCTGTCCGGCGAGATCGCCCGCACGCACGGCAACGAGGGCATGGCCGATGCACCGCTGACGCTGCGCTTCCGTGGCACCGCCGGGCAGAGCTTCGGCGCGTTCAACGTCGGTGGCCTGCAGCTGGAAGTGGAAGGCGAAGCCAACGACTACGTCGGCAAGGGCATGGCCGGCGGCCGCCTGGTGGTGCGTCCGCCCCGTGGCGCACGCTTCGAGGCGCGCAACACCGCGATCATCGGCAACACCTGCCTGTACGGCGCCACCGGCGGCGAGCTGTTCGCCGCGGGCCGCGCCGGCGAGCGCTTCGGCGTGCGCAACTCCGGCGCGCTGGCGGTGATCGAAGGCGCCGGTGATCACTGCTGCGAATACATGACCGACGGCATCGTGCTGGTGCTGGGCAAGGTCGGGCTCAACTTCGGCGCCGGCTTCACCGGCGGCCTGGCCTACGTGCTGGATATCGACCGTGATTTCGTGGACCGCTACAACCACGAGCTGATCGACATCCACCGCATCTCGGCCGAGGGCTTCGAGAACCATCGCCAGCATCTGCATACGCTGATCAGCCGCCACCGCGAACTGACCGGCAGCATCTGGGCGCAGCAGATCCTCGACGAGTTCCGCGATTACGTGGGCAAGTTCTGGCTGGTCAAACCCAAGGCCGCCAGCATCGAATCGCTGACCGACTCGCTGCGCCGCGCCGCCTGA
- a CDS encoding FAD-dependent oxidoreductase: MSRKQAFQFLDLPRTMPQRIPVELRTSGDWGELYGKFGKEDAQFQAGRCLDCGNPYCSWKCPVHNAIPQWLQLVQENRIHEAATLCHSTNPLPEVCGRVCPQDRLCEGSCTLEEFGAVTIGAVEKYIVDTALATGWRPDMSAVEATGKRVAVIGAGPAGLACADKLAHAGIQAVVYDRYEQIGGLLQFGIPSFKLDKSVISRRRNVLEGMGVQFRLGVEIGRDVSIDDLLAEYDAVFVGTGAYRYTDGGLLGQDLKGVLPALPFLVQNSRIVSGSDAHGRPIAGWEDQIALPNLEGKRVVVLGGGDTGMDCVRSAIRLGAAKVTCAYRRDEANMPGSAREVANAREEGVRFLFNRQPLSIEAGADDEVIGVMVVETHLDEPDAQGRRNAVPIAGSESLLEADVVIIAFGFSPSAPGWLTEQGVEAGNNGRIVAGGSGRLPFQTAHPRLFAGGDAVRGADLVVTAVAEGRDAAGSIVQLLSA; encoded by the coding sequence ATGAGCCGCAAGCAAGCTTTCCAGTTCCTCGATCTGCCCCGGACGATGCCGCAGCGCATCCCGGTCGAACTGCGCACCTCCGGCGACTGGGGCGAGCTGTACGGCAAGTTCGGCAAGGAAGACGCGCAGTTCCAGGCGGGGCGCTGCCTGGATTGCGGGAACCCCTACTGCAGCTGGAAGTGCCCGGTGCACAACGCGATCCCGCAGTGGCTGCAGCTGGTGCAGGAGAACCGCATCCACGAAGCGGCCACGCTGTGCCACTCGACCAATCCGCTGCCGGAAGTGTGTGGCCGCGTGTGCCCGCAGGACCGCCTGTGCGAGGGCAGCTGCACGCTGGAGGAATTCGGCGCGGTCACCATCGGCGCGGTCGAGAAGTACATCGTGGATACCGCGCTGGCCACCGGCTGGCGCCCGGACATGAGCGCGGTGGAAGCCACCGGCAAGCGCGTGGCGGTGATCGGTGCCGGCCCGGCCGGGCTGGCGTGTGCCGACAAGCTGGCGCATGCCGGCATCCAGGCGGTGGTGTATGACCGCTACGAACAGATCGGTGGGTTGCTGCAGTTCGGCATCCCCAGTTTCAAGCTGGACAAATCGGTGATCAGCCGCCGCCGCAACGTGCTTGAAGGCATGGGCGTGCAGTTCCGCCTCGGCGTGGAGATCGGCCGCGATGTGAGCATCGATGACCTGCTGGCCGAGTACGACGCGGTGTTCGTCGGCACCGGTGCCTACCGCTATACCGATGGTGGCCTGCTCGGCCAGGACCTCAAGGGCGTGCTGCCGGCGCTGCCGTTCCTGGTGCAGAACAGCCGCATCGTCAGTGGCAGCGACGCACACGGCCGGCCGATCGCCGGCTGGGAGGACCAGATCGCCCTGCCCAACCTGGAAGGCAAGCGCGTGGTGGTGCTGGGCGGCGGCGATACCGGCATGGACTGCGTGCGCAGCGCGATCCGCCTGGGCGCGGCCAAGGTGACCTGTGCCTACCGCCGCGACGAGGCCAACATGCCCGGCTCGGCGCGCGAGGTGGCCAACGCCCGCGAGGAAGGCGTGCGCTTCCTGTTCAACCGCCAGCCGCTCTCGATCGAGGCCGGCGCGGACGATGAAGTGATCGGCGTGATGGTGGTGGAAACGCATCTGGACGAACCGGATGCACAGGGCCGCCGCAACGCGGTGCCGATCGCCGGCAGCGAATCGCTGCTGGAAGCGGACGTGGTGATCATCGCCTTCGGCTTCTCGCCGAGTGCGCCGGGCTGGCTGACCGAGCAGGGCGTGGAGGCCGGCAACAACGGCCGCATCGTGGCCGGTGGCAGTGGTCGCCTGCCGTTCCAGACCGCCCACCCGCGCCTGTTCGCCGGTGGCGATGCAGTGCGCGGCGCGGACCTGGTGGTGACGGCCGTGGCCGAGGGCCGCGACGCGGCCGGCAGCATCGTGCAGCTGCTCTCGGCGTAA
- a CDS encoding methylglyoxal synthase, whose amino-acid sequence MRIGLAANRLHHHDKHAALFRWLRASDTGLRELGVELHAVGRTFDAIQRLGFLQDFAPLRRYPNGREGGLMKLVAEVVGMGTPERTLDGAIYLMDPVDPSSVFPEATALKRQCVIHGKPFISTVATARDWVEVERLHAGLAPDPGADDLHAFEQHTLALIAHDAMKPAMLAFADEHFQVLSRFRNRVGTGTTGQRLNELAWSRGWPQGEEWVTRYQSGPMGGDAQIADRVLEGHCQRAIFFEDPHVARQHEADIQLLERAVTTVTDQAVCITAPRVAARWAQAAALRMGN is encoded by the coding sequence ATGCGCATCGGCCTGGCCGCGAACCGCCTGCACCACCACGACAAGCACGCCGCGTTGTTCCGCTGGCTGCGCGCCAGCGATACCGGCCTGCGCGAACTGGGTGTCGAGCTGCATGCGGTCGGGCGCACCTTCGATGCGATCCAGCGGCTGGGCTTCCTGCAGGACTTCGCGCCGCTGCGCCGCTACCCGAATGGGCGCGAGGGCGGCCTGATGAAGCTGGTCGCCGAGGTGGTGGGCATGGGCACGCCGGAGCGCACCCTGGACGGTGCCATCTATCTGATGGACCCGGTCGACCCGTCCTCGGTCTTTCCCGAAGCGACCGCGCTCAAGCGCCAGTGCGTGATCCACGGCAAACCCTTCATCTCCACCGTCGCCACCGCGCGCGACTGGGTGGAAGTCGAGCGCCTGCACGCTGGCCTCGCGCCGGACCCGGGCGCCGATGATCTGCACGCTTTCGAGCAGCACACGCTGGCCTTGATCGCGCACGACGCGATGAAGCCGGCGATGCTGGCCTTCGCCGACGAGCATTTCCAGGTGCTGTCACGCTTCCGCAACCGGGTCGGCACCGGCACTACCGGCCAGCGCCTCAATGAACTGGCGTGGAGCCGCGGCTGGCCACAGGGCGAGGAATGGGTGACGCGCTACCAGAGCGGCCCGATGGGCGGTGATGCGCAGATCGCCGACCGCGTGCTGGAAGGCCATTGCCAGCGCGCGATCTTCTTCGAGGACCCGCACGTGGCTCGCCAGCACGAAGCTGACATCCAGCTGCTGGAGCGTGCCGTCACCACCGTGACCGATCAGGCCGTGTGCATCACCGCGCCGCGCGTGGCGGCGCGCTGGGCGCAGGCGGCCGCGTTGCGGATGGGGAACTGA
- a CDS encoding SprT family zinc-dependent metalloprotease, with the protein MSGFLRRLISPAVSTLQRDTVRLRLEDAEIDVLRVRDPRARRIKLSVDERGVRLTLPPRASLVMGERFLEQHRGWLSEQLRGYQATNLPPPLVIGEPGVLPLRGELLPLRWEAGRYATLRVDERGACLHWPARGTDATLRRTLREFYEAQTRADVGQWLPRYLPGLPRAPARLRLKVMSSQWGSLAPDGSMALDLALVLGRPSAFEYVLVHELCHLIQANHSPAFWAEVEKRFPAWHAERDYFQLEGRRLKATLRQLLTPTP; encoded by the coding sequence ATGTCCGGATTCCTCCGCCGCCTGATTTCGCCGGCTGTCAGCACGCTGCAGCGCGATACGGTACGGCTGCGCCTGGAGGATGCCGAGATCGACGTGCTGCGGGTGCGCGATCCGCGGGCGCGCCGGATCAAGCTGAGTGTCGATGAGCGCGGTGTCCGGCTGACCCTGCCGCCGCGCGCCAGCCTGGTGATGGGCGAGCGTTTCCTCGAGCAGCATCGCGGCTGGTTGTCCGAACAGCTGCGCGGCTACCAAGCCACCAACCTCCCGCCACCGCTGGTGATCGGCGAGCCGGGTGTGCTGCCGTTGCGCGGCGAACTGCTGCCGCTGCGCTGGGAAGCCGGCCGCTACGCCACGCTGCGGGTGGACGAGCGCGGTGCCTGCCTGCACTGGCCCGCGCGCGGGACCGACGCCACCCTGCGCCGCACCCTGCGCGAGTTCTATGAAGCACAGACGCGTGCCGACGTCGGCCAGTGGCTGCCGCGCTACCTGCCCGGCCTGCCACGTGCACCGGCGCGGCTGCGGCTGAAGGTGATGTCCTCGCAATGGGGTTCGCTGGCGCCGGACGGCAGCATGGCGCTGGATCTGGCCCTGGTGCTGGGGCGGCCCTCGGCCTTTGAGTACGTGCTGGTGCACGAGCTCTGCCACCTGATCCAGGCCAATCACTCCCCGGCATTCTGGGCCGAAGTGGAGAAGCGCTTCCCGGCGTGGCACGCCGAGCGGGATTACTTCCAGCTCGAAGGGCGGCGCCTCAAGGCCACGCTGCGGCAGCTGCTGACCCCGACACCGTAA
- a CDS encoding recombination-associated protein RdgC: MFFRNLTLFRFPTATDFSEVDTLLPQVLLKPVGPLEMNSRGFISPFGREEKAVFSHRVGDALWLTVGGEDKILPGAVVNDLLARKLEEIEEKEGRKPGGRERKRMKDDLLHELMPRAFVKSSRTDALIDLTHGYVAVDCSSSKKGENMMSDIRGLLGSFPAMPLNAEVAPRSILTGWIAGEPLPTGLSLGEECEMKDPAEGGAVVKCQHQELRCDEIDKHLDAGKQVTKLALVFEDNLSFVLGDDLIVRKLKFLDGALDQLEHADDDGRRAELDARFALQSGEVRRLFLLLEEAFKLSKAD, from the coding sequence ATGTTCTTTCGCAACCTGACGCTGTTCCGCTTCCCGACCGCCACCGATTTTTCCGAAGTGGACACCCTGCTGCCGCAGGTGCTGCTCAAGCCGGTCGGTCCGCTTGAAATGAATTCGCGCGGCTTCATCTCGCCGTTCGGCCGTGAAGAAAAAGCCGTGTTCTCGCACCGCGTCGGCGATGCGCTGTGGCTGACCGTTGGCGGTGAGGACAAGATCCTGCCGGGCGCGGTGGTCAATGATCTGCTGGCCCGCAAGCTCGAGGAGATCGAAGAGAAGGAAGGCCGCAAGCCCGGCGGCCGCGAGCGCAAGCGCATGAAGGACGACCTGCTGCACGAACTGATGCCGCGCGCCTTCGTGAAGAGCTCGCGTACCGATGCGCTGATCGACCTGACCCACGGCTACGTGGCGGTGGACTGCTCGAGCAGCAAGAAGGGCGAGAACATGATGTCCGACATCCGTGGCCTGCTCGGCAGCTTCCCGGCGATGCCGTTGAACGCCGAAGTAGCGCCGCGCTCGATCCTCACCGGCTGGATCGCCGGCGAACCCCTGCCGACCGGCCTGAGCCTGGGCGAAGAGTGCGAGATGAAGGACCCGGCCGAGGGCGGTGCGGTGGTCAAGTGCCAGCACCAGGAACTGCGCTGCGACGAGATCGACAAGCACCTGGACGCCGGCAAGCAGGTGACCAAGCTGGCCCTGGTGTTCGAGGACAACCTGTCCTTCGTGCTGGGCGACGACCTGATCGTGCGCAAGCTGAAATTCCTGGATGGTGCGCTGGACCAGCTCGAGCATGCCGACGATGACGGCCGCCGCGCCGAACTGGACGCCCGTTTCGCCCTGCAGAGCGGTGAAGTGCGCCGCCTGTTCCTGCTGCTGGAAGAGGCCTTCAAGCTGAGCAAGGCGGACTGA
- the ttcA gene encoding tRNA 2-thiocytidine(32) synthetase TtcA: MSAAVIRLPDPVPRARDPRAPGGVQDRLARQLRRQVGQAIADFGMIEAGDKVMVCLSGGKDSYTLLDILLQLQKKAPVPFELVAVNLDQKQPGFPEQVLPTYLASIGVPFQIIEQDTYSVVSRVIPEGRTMCSLCSRLRRGALYRHAAEHGFTRIALGHHRDDSVATFFLNLFHHAKLSAMPPKLRSDDGQHIVIRPLAYVSEADISAYAQARAFPIIPCTLCGSQDTLQRRQVEQMLQQWERDQPGRIDQIARALGNIHPSQLADPALFDFMALGRAAAASLPDPPAWAGTAHDPGHAPGPA, translated from the coding sequence ATGAGCGCTGCTGTCATCCGTCTGCCCGATCCCGTTCCGCGCGCCCGCGATCCGCGCGCGCCCGGCGGCGTGCAGGACCGCCTGGCACGGCAGCTGCGGCGCCAGGTGGGCCAGGCGATCGCCGACTTCGGCATGATCGAGGCGGGCGACAAGGTGATGGTGTGCCTGTCCGGTGGCAAGGACAGTTACACCCTGCTCGACATCCTGCTGCAGCTGCAGAAAAAAGCGCCGGTGCCGTTCGAACTGGTCGCGGTGAACCTGGACCAGAAGCAGCCGGGCTTTCCCGAGCAGGTGCTGCCCACCTACCTGGCCTCGATCGGCGTGCCGTTCCAGATCATCGAGCAGGACACCTATTCGGTGGTCAGCAGGGTGATCCCGGAAGGCCGCACGATGTGTTCGCTGTGCTCGCGCCTGCGCCGTGGCGCGCTGTACCGGCACGCGGCCGAACACGGCTTCACCAGGATCGCGCTGGGCCACCACCGCGACGACAGCGTGGCCACGTTCTTCCTCAACCTGTTCCACCACGCCAAGCTCTCGGCGATGCCGCCCAAGCTGCGCAGCGACGACGGCCAGCACATCGTGATCCGCCCGCTCGCCTATGTGAGCGAAGCGGATATCAGCGCCTACGCGCAGGCGCGCGCGTTCCCGATCATTCCGTGCACCCTGTGTGGCAGCCAGGACACCCTGCAGCGCCGCCAGGTGGAGCAGATGCTGCAGCAGTGGGAGCGCGACCAGCCCGGCCGCATCGACCAGATCGCACGCGCGCTGGGCAACATCCATCCTTCGCAGCTGGCCGATCCGGCGCTGTTTGATTTCATGGCATTGGGGCGCGCCGCGGCCGCGTCGTTGCCCGACCCGCCGGCCTGGGCCGGCACTGCCCACGACCCCGGGCACGCCCCCGGCCCGGCCTGA